Proteins encoded by one window of Cyclobacteriaceae bacterium:
- a CDS encoding Mrp/NBP35 family ATP-binding protein, whose translation MSVTQEIILKALSTVNDPDLKRDLVSLGMIKDVSVSDKGVAFTVVLTTPACPLKEMIRQDCMDAVEKVVGKDTPIDITITSSVTSTRNNAPLLPQVKNIVAIASGKGGVGKSTVTSNLAVALAQQGAKVGLIDADIYGPSIPTMFNCEFEQPEVKEINGKTMIIPLEQYGVKLMSIGFLTPPDSAVVWRGPMASAALKQFFSETVWDELDYLLIDLPPGTSDIHLTLVQTVPVTGAVIVTTPQKVAIADANKGLAMFRQPQINVPVLGVIENMAYFTPEELPDNKYYIFGKDGGKNLSEKYGVPFLGQVPLVQGIRESGDSGLPAVMKEGPTAEAFRTLAESLARQIAIRNANLAETKRVELKV comes from the coding sequence ATGTCTGTAACTCAAGAAATTATCCTCAAAGCCCTCTCCACCGTTAACGACCCTGACCTGAAGCGCGATCTGGTGAGCCTGGGGATGATTAAAGATGTGTCAGTTTCGGATAAAGGTGTTGCTTTTACCGTAGTGCTCACCACTCCGGCCTGTCCGTTGAAAGAGATGATCCGGCAAGATTGTATGGATGCCGTTGAAAAGGTGGTTGGTAAAGACACACCCATCGACATTACCATAACTTCTTCGGTTACATCCACTCGAAACAATGCTCCACTCCTTCCGCAGGTAAAAAACATTGTGGCCATTGCATCCGGAAAGGGTGGCGTGGGCAAATCTACCGTTACCAGTAACCTGGCTGTTGCGCTTGCGCAACAAGGCGCTAAAGTAGGATTGATTGATGCTGATATTTATGGACCTTCCATACCTACCATGTTCAACTGCGAGTTTGAACAACCCGAAGTGAAGGAGATCAACGGCAAAACTATGATCATTCCACTGGAGCAATATGGTGTAAAGTTGATGTCGATTGGATTTTTAACTCCACCCGACAGCGCAGTGGTATGGCGTGGGCCAATGGCCAGTGCAGCCCTGAAGCAGTTCTTTAGCGAAACCGTGTGGGACGAACTAGACTATTTATTGATTGACCTCCCTCCAGGAACAAGTGACATTCACCTTACGTTGGTACAAACCGTTCCGGTAACTGGTGCGGTTATCGTTACCACACCACAAAAGGTAGCGATTGCCGATGCGAACAAGGGGTTAGCCATGTTCCGGCAGCCGCAGATCAACGTACCAGTGCTTGGTGTTATAGAAAACATGGCCTACTTCACTCCGGAAGAATTGCCCGATAACAAGTATTACATTTTCGGGAAAGATGGTGGCAAGAACTTATCGGAAAAATATGGTGTTCCTTTTCTCGGACAAGTTCCGCTGGTACAGGGCATCCGCGAAAGCGGTGACTCAGGCTTACCGGCTGTAATGAAAGAAGGGCCTACGGCAGAAGCATTCCGCACCTTGGCAGAATCACTGGCACGACAAATTGCCATTAGAAATGCTAACTTAGCGGAAACAAAACGGGTTGAATTGAAAGTTTAA
- a CDS encoding T9SS type A sorting domain-containing protein — protein MLKFLLSPTLLTLLAVSIGLSKPTLDSQTNIDLELFGPGRPLISHSPGQPMSIFVNMRNNGTDDAIGYGIDFYFSLDETLDVSDYKIYYESATHSSYLLAGGESKEGWTLHVSSLLEIPPAGEYYVIIKLNPDQNIEETNYDNNTQTSYNTIAFTTPVLTFEHISTSQAFTTDESISISYAATVQNDGISVANYLSVPTNFSIQIKNTDGITIFATTTSDFTNINLLYPYPYDAYGYFLVPLGDTELAEGTYTIEVSFSCISSPPYHVECNNSTLTTQLIVNRSPSISIETATFNAEYNDLNSVFGLTVELKNVGENSFSNTGQNYTIEFENEQGVIVKTVHINRSITLNQGQSLVQTWVLNLTDPLPAGHYTVHIECHTGTRCFTTPFALNFQVKESVPLLQVGMSFPDDLTTADDKIDLLALIINYGKSTSNLLQEYTLTLGDTLGNVLFTQNISESITLNYQQSTTYAWQIILPQPLDSDYYRISIACTNSENCFTLPQERFDFFVHEKYFDLVVNTHDENQQTVTSGTLFLYRQGKDSLELIDTRLVTDELIYRINPKPHTLYYLPDSNNPSNHIPTIFNASLFLTPESFFKLRSDSTITFEILSLTGTTTGPNEISGNVFTNSSSGRLKDIIPLTNLPIVLLSETNTPLRLTHTNPQGEYTFEQIGNGTFNVVLLFKPIDFSMNEPIAVNVNNNNAIVDFTFTGTSIETVIETITSTESDIFKNLRIYPNPVVDKLVIENETHADSMEILDVLGRKKLISLKTGMNEINMQEYPPGLLLLQIRSNHNNTGFYKILKSN, from the coding sequence ATGCTCAAATTTCTACTGTCCCCCACACTACTGACCTTACTGGCTGTTTCCATCGGGTTGTCCAAGCCCACATTAGACAGCCAGACAAATATTGATTTGGAGCTATTTGGTCCAGGACGACCACTGATCAGCCACTCACCAGGTCAGCCAATGAGTATTTTTGTAAATATGCGAAACAACGGCACTGATGATGCCATTGGCTATGGGATTGATTTTTACTTTTCACTTGATGAGACCCTTGATGTCAGCGATTACAAAATATACTATGAAAGCGCAACGCATTCATCCTACCTATTAGCTGGTGGTGAATCAAAGGAAGGTTGGACTTTGCATGTTAGCAGTCTTCTGGAAATACCACCCGCTGGAGAATATTATGTAATAATAAAATTAAACCCAGACCAGAATATTGAAGAAACCAATTACGATAATAATACTCAAACTTCATACAATACAATAGCGTTTACCACACCCGTACTCACTTTCGAACATATTTCAACAAGCCAGGCATTTACAACAGACGAATCAATTTCTATTTCTTATGCTGCAACAGTACAGAATGATGGTATTTCAGTCGCTAACTATTTGTCTGTTCCAACCAACTTTAGCATTCAGATCAAGAACACTGATGGGATAACAATATTTGCCACTACAACATCCGACTTCACAAACATAAATCTTCTATATCCTTATCCTTATGATGCATATGGTTATTTTTTGGTTCCGCTTGGCGATACCGAGTTAGCAGAAGGAACTTATACTATTGAAGTCAGCTTTTCTTGCATAAGCTCGCCTCCCTATCATGTTGAATGCAATAATTCAACACTTACTACACAACTCATAGTAAATCGTTCTCCAAGCATTTCGATTGAGACAGCAACATTTAATGCTGAATATAATGATTTAAATAGCGTATTTGGATTAACCGTGGAGCTAAAGAATGTCGGGGAAAATTCCTTTAGTAATACTGGACAAAATTACACCATTGAGTTTGAGAATGAACAGGGCGTCATAGTTAAAACAGTACACATAAATCGAAGCATAACATTAAATCAAGGTCAATCATTGGTACAGACTTGGGTATTGAATTTAACAGATCCCCTACCTGCTGGACACTATACTGTCCATATTGAGTGCCATACTGGTACACGATGTTTTACAACACCTTTTGCACTGAATTTCCAAGTTAAGGAAAGTGTTCCTCTCCTACAGGTTGGGATGTCGTTTCCAGATGATCTAACCACCGCAGATGACAAAATTGATCTACTTGCATTAATAATAAACTATGGAAAAAGTACATCAAATCTACTCCAGGAATATACCTTAACTTTAGGTGATACACTTGGTAATGTCTTATTTACACAAAATATCTCTGAAAGTATTACATTAAATTATCAGCAATCGACAACGTACGCCTGGCAAATCATTCTCCCACAACCATTGGATAGTGACTACTATCGGATATCAATTGCATGTACCAATTCTGAGAATTGCTTCACGTTACCACAGGAACGGTTTGATTTTTTTGTTCATGAAAAATATTTTGACCTTGTAGTTAATACACATGACGAAAACCAACAGACGGTAACTTCCGGAACACTTTTTCTATACCGACAAGGAAAGGATTCTTTAGAACTGATTGATACCCGCTTAGTAACTGATGAACTTATTTACCGCATTAATCCAAAACCACATACATTATATTACCTACCAGATTCTAATAACCCCTCCAACCATATCCCCACCATCTTTAATGCGTCACTTTTTCTTACACCAGAAAGCTTCTTCAAACTCAGATCGGACAGCACCATAACCTTTGAAATACTGTCCCTCACCGGAACCACAACCGGCCCCAATGAAATCAGTGGCAATGTATTTACAAATTCATCATCGGGCAGATTAAAGGATATTATTCCTCTAACAAACTTACCCATAGTATTGCTTTCTGAAACAAATACACCTTTGAGATTAACCCATACGAACCCCCAAGGAGAATATACCTTTGAGCAAATCGGAAACGGAACATTCAACGTTGTTTTACTGTTTAAACCAATTGACTTTTCGATGAATGAGCCCATTGCCGTTAATGTTAACAATAATAATGCGATCGTTGATTTCACCTTTACAGGAACAAGCATTGAGACCGTTATTGAAACGATTACTTCAACAGAATCTGATATCTTTAAAAACCTTAGAATATACCCTAACCCAGTTGTAGATAAACTTGTTATTGAGAATGAAACGCACGCTGATTCAATGGAAATACTGGATGTATTGGGAAGGAAAAAATTAATTTCCCTCAAAACAGGAATGAACGAAATCAATATGCAGGAATATCCCCCTGGTTTATTACTATTACAAATTAGGTCAAACCATAATAATACTGGATTCTATAAAATTCTAAAATCTAACTAA
- the dnaG gene encoding DNA primase translates to MISRQTIDEIRNRIDIVDVVSDFVSLKRSGQNYKALSPFTNEKTPSFYVVPSKGIFKDFSSGKGGDGITFVMEHEGMSYVEALKYLARKYGVEIKEDDRTPEDLAAQSERDSLYIVMQFAKDYFKETLHKHDEGKSIGLSYFRERGFNDRILEKFELGYSLNEWRHLHDEALKKGFSESVLEKAGLIIKKEDKVYDRFRGRVIFPVHNLSGKVVAFGARILTKEKDQPKYINSPETDIYHKSQVLYGLYQAKNEIRKYDFCFLVEGYTDVISLHLSGIENVVASSGTALTEEQIRLMRRFTENVTVLFDGDAAGIKAALRGIDLVLKGGLNVRVVLLPDGEDPDSYSKKLGSSKFQEYLKAHTKDFISFKIDLLSAGTSNDPIKRAEAIREIVTSIALIPDPIKRSVYIKETGDLLKIQESVLLTELNKILIAEKKKRDQERMRDEVVEPLPEIIDEVVQASKTDAQTMVQMQERETIRLLLNYAENGVGDDQKVIDFLLSELDDVEFINPVYREIFDAFKTGAESDTRIDNFYFLENGSDPVKRAVADLMTSRYETSPHWSDKYHIYFPHEKEVIHDVAMSNVLRLKFRLIQKMMEENLKDLKASKDDITVDKHLAIHAQLKESERQLASFLGIVVSK, encoded by the coding sequence ATGATCTCCCGCCAAACCATAGATGAAATCCGCAACCGCATTGATATTGTGGATGTGGTCAGCGACTTTGTTTCCCTGAAGCGGTCGGGGCAGAATTACAAGGCGTTAAGCCCGTTTACCAACGAAAAAACGCCTTCTTTTTACGTGGTTCCCTCCAAGGGCATTTTTAAGGATTTCAGCAGTGGCAAAGGGGGTGATGGCATCACTTTCGTGATGGAACATGAGGGCATGAGCTACGTGGAAGCCCTGAAATACCTGGCCAGGAAATACGGGGTTGAAATCAAAGAAGACGACCGAACCCCTGAAGACCTTGCCGCGCAGAGTGAGCGCGACAGCCTCTATATCGTGATGCAGTTTGCGAAGGATTACTTCAAGGAAACCCTGCATAAGCATGACGAGGGAAAGAGCATCGGTCTGAGTTATTTCCGCGAACGGGGTTTTAACGATCGCATCCTGGAGAAATTCGAGTTGGGGTACAGCTTAAATGAATGGAGGCATCTTCACGATGAAGCGTTGAAAAAGGGTTTCAGTGAAAGTGTTCTCGAAAAGGCGGGACTGATCATCAAAAAAGAGGATAAGGTTTACGATCGCTTTCGCGGACGTGTCATATTTCCGGTGCATAACCTCTCCGGCAAAGTGGTTGCCTTTGGTGCGCGTATTCTCACCAAAGAAAAAGACCAACCGAAGTACATCAACTCACCGGAGACCGACATCTATCACAAGAGCCAGGTATTGTATGGGTTGTATCAGGCCAAGAATGAAATTCGCAAATACGATTTCTGTTTCCTGGTGGAAGGGTACACGGATGTCATCTCCCTTCATCTTTCTGGAATTGAAAACGTAGTAGCTTCTTCGGGTACGGCATTAACCGAAGAGCAGATTCGCCTGATGCGCAGGTTCACCGAAAACGTAACGGTGTTGTTTGATGGTGATGCGGCCGGTATTAAAGCCGCGTTGCGCGGAATTGATCTTGTTCTGAAAGGTGGATTGAATGTACGCGTAGTGTTGTTACCGGATGGAGAAGACCCGGACAGCTATTCAAAAAAGTTAGGCAGCTCAAAATTTCAGGAGTACCTGAAGGCGCACACCAAAGATTTTATTTCGTTCAAGATTGATTTGCTGTCTGCCGGCACCTCAAACGATCCGATTAAACGGGCAGAGGCAATTCGTGAAATTGTTACCAGCATTGCGCTTATCCCTGATCCGATCAAACGGTCGGTATACATAAAAGAAACGGGTGATTTACTGAAGATTCAGGAGTCGGTATTGCTTACGGAGCTAAATAAAATTCTGATTGCAGAGAAAAAGAAACGCGATCAGGAACGCATGCGTGACGAGGTTGTTGAACCACTTCCCGAAATTATCGATGAAGTTGTTCAGGCCAGCAAGACAGACGCACAAACGATGGTGCAGATGCAGGAACGGGAAACGATTCGATTGTTATTGAATTATGCTGAAAATGGTGTGGGTGATGATCAGAAAGTAATTGATTTCCTGTTGAGTGAATTGGATGATGTGGAATTTATCAATCCGGTTTACCGGGAAATATTTGATGCATTTAAAACCGGAGCCGAAAGTGATACGCGAATTGATAATTTCTACTTTCTTGAAAATGGATCGGATCCGGTAAAGCGTGCCGTGGCAGATTTGATGACATCGCGGTACGAAACGTCACCGCATTGGAGCGACAAGTATCACATCTATTTCCCGCACGAGAAAGAGGTAATTCATGATGTGGCGATGTCAAATGTGCTGCGCCTGAAATTCCGTCTGATACAGAAAATGATGGAGGAAAACCTGAAAGACTTGAAAGCAAGTAAAGATGATATAACTGTTGATAAGCACCTGGCAATACACGCCCAACTTAAAGAATCCGAACGGCAGTTGGCTTCTTTCCTGGGGATAGTGGTTTCCAAGTAG